A genomic window from Exiguobacterium acetylicum DSM 20416 includes:
- a CDS encoding PTS lactose/cellobiose transporter subunit IIA: MTSETIEITPEDIFGLIALSGDAKASYHQAMLLMQEGKVEEAQAAVTEGDATLKDAHSIQTKFVTLEAQGKTATVGVLMVHAQDHLMNTILVKEMLGYMMNMQNEINQLKGMDQK, translated from the coding sequence ATGACTTCTGAAACAATTGAAATTACCCCGGAAGATATTTTTGGATTGATTGCCTTGTCGGGCGACGCCAAAGCAAGCTACCACCAAGCAATGTTACTGATGCAAGAAGGCAAAGTTGAAGAGGCACAAGCTGCCGTTACAGAAGGTGACGCGACACTCAAGGATGCCCATAGCATTCAGACGAAATTCGTCACACTCGAAGCACAAGGCAAGACAGCAACCGTCGGCGTCCTGATGGTACACGCGCAGGATCACCTCATGAACACGATCCTCGTCAAGGAAATGCTCGGATATATGATGAACATGCAAAACGAAATCAACCAATTGAAGGGAATGGATCAAAAATGA
- a CDS encoding DUF2529 family protein, which translates to MMKILATQFNGKLQTLAKQEEELFDVVRLLAQALVGEGTVYVDAYGECEGLYPMLSEGPDQMKRVTKIKDRKTLHAVDRVLIFTPDTERSDLLASLARYDAWHTPYAIVTLSDVTETLERSIAPLALKFNKGLLPAEDGSRHGLPSLALCAFLLTHILTQLQEMTEEWD; encoded by the coding sequence ATGATGAAAATCTTAGCTACACAATTCAACGGAAAATTGCAAACGCTCGCAAAACAGGAAGAAGAACTATTCGATGTCGTCCGCTTACTTGCACAGGCGCTTGTCGGGGAAGGTACGGTCTACGTCGACGCCTATGGTGAATGTGAAGGACTCTATCCGATGCTATCAGAAGGACCGGACCAGATGAAACGCGTTACGAAGATCAAGGATCGAAAGACCTTGCACGCTGTCGATCGTGTCTTGATCTTCACGCCGGATACGGAACGCTCGGATCTCCTCGCTTCTCTTGCCCGTTACGACGCATGGCATACACCTTATGCGATCGTCACACTCAGTGACGTGACGGAAACGCTCGAGCGTTCGATTGCTCCGCTCGCATTGAAGTTCAATAAAGGACTGCTTCCCGCAGAGGACGGTTCACGCCACGGACTGCCGAGTCTTGCCCTTTGCGCGTTTCTCCTGACGCATATCTTGACGCAACTACAAGAGATGACGGAAGAGTGGGATTGA
- a CDS encoding GH1 family beta-glucosidase produces the protein MKMPKDFLFGAASASYQVEGAWNVDGKGFSNWDVFSKIPGKTFEATNGDVAIDHYHRYKEDIGLMAEMGLESYRFSISWPRIFPNGTGEVNEKGLEFYNNVIDECLKHGIVPFVTLYHWDLPQVLEEQGGWRSPETADAFVRFAKTCFEAFGDRVRNWITFNETVIFCSLGYLTGAHPPGITGDAKAYFQTTHNVFVAHARAVEAFKEAGYEGEIGITHVFNPAFSIDEAPENKQAEVHANEYATHWFYDPILKGEYPAYVVKDLEKQGLLPEWTEEELDLLKRTAPLNDFIGLNYYCPQRVMKNDSALVMAGGRENSTGRPGNPSFDGVYKTVLMDDKVYTKWGWEIAPDAFLEGMRMLQARYGDIKIYITENGLGDEDPIVGEEIMDTPRIEYIESHLRAVKRAVEEGINVSGYYAWSVIDLLSWLNGYKKQYGFIYVDHANDLARKKKQSFHWYQEIIATRAAEL, from the coding sequence ATGAAAATGCCAAAAGATTTTCTATTCGGCGCTGCTTCTGCTTCTTATCAAGTAGAGGGTGCTTGGAACGTAGACGGAAAAGGCTTCTCGAACTGGGATGTCTTCTCGAAGATTCCTGGAAAGACGTTTGAAGCGACGAACGGGGATGTCGCAATCGATCATTACCACCGTTACAAAGAAGATATCGGTCTGATGGCAGAGATGGGTCTTGAATCGTATCGCTTCTCGATCTCATGGCCACGCATCTTCCCGAACGGCACAGGTGAAGTGAATGAAAAAGGACTTGAGTTCTATAACAACGTGATCGATGAGTGCCTTAAGCATGGGATCGTCCCGTTCGTGACACTCTATCACTGGGATTTACCACAAGTCCTTGAAGAACAGGGCGGCTGGCGAAGTCCTGAAACAGCAGACGCCTTCGTGCGTTTTGCGAAGACCTGTTTCGAAGCGTTCGGCGATCGTGTCCGCAACTGGATCACCTTCAACGAGACGGTCATCTTCTGTTCGCTCGGCTACTTGACGGGCGCACACCCACCCGGCATCACAGGCGATGCAAAAGCGTACTTCCAAACGACACACAACGTTTTCGTCGCTCACGCTCGCGCCGTCGAAGCGTTCAAGGAAGCGGGATATGAAGGAGAAATCGGCATCACGCACGTCTTCAACCCAGCGTTCAGCATCGATGAAGCGCCAGAGAACAAACAAGCTGAAGTCCATGCGAATGAATACGCGACACACTGGTTCTATGATCCGATTTTAAAAGGTGAATACCCAGCGTATGTCGTGAAGGATTTAGAAAAGCAGGGCTTGTTACCGGAATGGACAGAAGAAGAGCTCGATCTCTTGAAACGGACAGCACCGCTGAACGACTTCATCGGACTGAACTACTATTGTCCACAACGTGTCATGAAGAATGATTCGGCGCTCGTCATGGCAGGTGGTCGCGAAAACTCAACCGGACGTCCTGGGAACCCATCGTTCGATGGCGTCTATAAGACAGTCTTGATGGACGATAAAGTCTACACGAAGTGGGGCTGGGAAATCGCACCGGATGCCTTCCTTGAAGGAATGCGGATGCTCCAAGCACGATACGGCGATATCAAAATCTACATCACAGAGAACGGTCTCGGTGACGAGGATCCGATCGTCGGCGAAGAAATCATGGATACACCACGAATCGAGTACATCGAAAGTCACCTTCGCGCCGTCAAGCGTGCTGTCGAAGAGGGCATCAATGTCTCTGGTTATTATGCATGGTCCGTCATCGATCTACTCAGCTGGTTGAACGGATATAAAAAGCAGTACGGATTCATCTATGTCGATCATGCGAATGATCTGGCACGGAAGAAGAAACAGTCGTTCCATTGGTACCAGGAAATCATCGCGACACGTGCTGCTGAACTATAA
- a CDS encoding PTS sugar transporter subunit IIB has protein sequence MMKIGLFCAAGMSTSMLVEKMKAVALERGLEADIAAYPESEMETYVNELDVALLGPQVKYLLAKGKQICEPKGVPIDVINTIDYGMMNGTKVLDQAIKLANK, from the coding sequence ATGATGAAAATCGGACTCTTTTGTGCGGCAGGTATGTCGACGAGTATGTTAGTAGAAAAAATGAAAGCGGTTGCCTTGGAGCGCGGCTTAGAAGCAGACATCGCAGCATACCCGGAATCAGAGATGGAAACATACGTCAACGAACTCGACGTCGCTCTCCTCGGACCACAGGTGAAATACCTTCTCGCAAAAGGAAAACAGATCTGTGAACCAAAAGGTGTACCGATCGATGTCATCAACACGATCGATTACGGCATGATGAACGGAACGAAAGTACTCGACCAAGCAATCAAACTCGCAAACAAATAA
- a CDS encoding PTS sugar transporter subunit IIC — translation MNRLETVFEKVTPAFARFANAKPVLAIKDGFILTMPMTIIGSLFLLILALPIPGWEKFMTGLFGADWTLPLTQVVGATFDILALIGVFGIAYSYVKNEKIEGVPAGILGIIAFLIITQSSVLSKSGEVVTGVVPKVWTGGQGVLASIVVGLVVGFIYSQFIKRGIRIKMPDGVPPGVSNSFSALIPGLAIITLSVVTFAVFQAFADRTFTEVVYDVLQAPIQNLTDTLAGAVLIMILMSVMWWCGIHGAAIIMGIMGPLLTANALQNQAIIDSGKELVVGDNAKVVTIQFLDVFTKLGGTGITVGFIIATLIVARSAHLKQLGKLSLAPSLFNINEPVIFGMPIVFNPIMFVPFVIVPAIASFMVYFSILWGWVEPFNALQVPWTTPPVISGFLISGWQGALLQLATIAMSVAIYLPFVRMQDQLSYGEELKAQEEHASA, via the coding sequence ATGAACCGATTAGAAACCGTATTTGAAAAAGTCACTCCTGCCTTCGCAAGATTCGCGAACGCCAAGCCTGTCCTTGCGATTAAGGACGGCTTCATCTTAACGATGCCGATGACGATCATCGGCTCGTTATTCCTACTGATTCTCGCGTTACCAATCCCAGGCTGGGAGAAGTTCATGACGGGCCTATTCGGTGCCGACTGGACATTACCGTTGACACAGGTCGTCGGTGCGACGTTTGATATTCTCGCATTGATTGGTGTCTTCGGTATTGCCTACTCGTACGTTAAAAACGAGAAGATCGAAGGGGTTCCAGCCGGGATTCTCGGAATCATCGCCTTCTTGATCATCACACAATCATCCGTTCTGTCGAAGTCAGGGGAAGTCGTCACGGGTGTCGTACCGAAAGTATGGACGGGCGGACAAGGGGTCCTTGCCTCGATCGTCGTCGGACTCGTCGTCGGTTTCATCTACTCGCAATTTATCAAGCGGGGCATCCGGATCAAGATGCCAGACGGTGTACCACCGGGCGTTTCGAATTCGTTCTCGGCCCTCATTCCGGGACTTGCGATCATCACGTTGTCTGTCGTCACGTTTGCCGTCTTCCAAGCGTTCGCTGACCGGACGTTCACGGAAGTTGTCTACGACGTCTTGCAAGCACCGATTCAAAACTTGACGGATACGCTCGCAGGAGCGGTCTTGATCATGATCTTGATGTCGGTCATGTGGTGGTGCGGGATTCACGGTGCAGCGATCATCATGGGAATCATGGGACCGTTGCTGACAGCAAATGCTTTGCAAAACCAAGCGATCATCGACTCCGGGAAAGAACTTGTCGTCGGTGACAACGCGAAGGTCGTTACGATTCAGTTCCTAGATGTCTTTACGAAACTCGGCGGAACAGGAATTACGGTCGGCTTCATCATCGCGACGTTGATCGTCGCCCGCTCGGCTCACTTGAAGCAGCTCGGGAAGCTGTCACTTGCGCCAAGTTTGTTCAACATCAACGAACCGGTCATCTTCGGGATGCCGATCGTCTTCAACCCGATCATGTTCGTTCCGTTCGTCATCGTACCAGCGATTGCATCCTTCATGGTCTACTTCTCGATCCTCTGGGGTTGGGTCGAACCATTTAATGCGCTTCAAGTACCATGGACGACACCACCCGTCATCTCTGGTTTCTTGATCAGCGGCTGGCAGGGCGCCTTGCTCCAGCTGGCGACGATTGCGATGTCGGTCGCGATCTATCTACCGTTCGTCCGCATGCAGGATCAGCTGTCTTACGGTGAAGAACTAAAAGCACAAGAAGAACATGCTTCGGCATGA